A region of uncultured Desulfobacter sp. DNA encodes the following proteins:
- a CDS encoding alkene reductase: MKTLFDPVSMGIYTLKNRIVLAPMTRGRAGSERIPNDMMAEYYFQRASAGLLITEATVVSEQGIGWIDSPGIYSSAMVAGWQKVTRKLAPTGTPIFLQLWHCGRASHSDFHNGDLPVSASAVRLEGDGIHTPFGKKKYETPRPLTIDEIKATVDDFRKAAMNAKAAGFSGVEVHAANGYLINQFLDSKTNLRKDEYGGSLENKYRFLKEVLDVTMEVWSPMQVGVRISPNGVFNDMGSNDYKETFLYVVEELNKLNLGYLHIMDGLAFGFHEKGDPMVLSDFRKIYKGFIVGNCGYTKEMAEERIAGGDADLIAFGRPYITNPDLPERLKNGWPLNPSEDMSLWYTSGPEGYTDYQPYNH, encoded by the coding sequence ATGAAAACCTTATTCGATCCTGTTTCTATGGGAATCTATACTCTAAAGAATAGAATTGTACTGGCACCCATGACCCGGGGCCGTGCAGGGTCTGAGCGCATACCCAATGACATGATGGCCGAATATTACTTTCAGCGGGCATCGGCCGGGTTGCTGATTACCGAAGCAACCGTAGTCTCAGAACAAGGGATTGGCTGGATTGATTCACCGGGAATATATAGTAGCGCAATGGTAGCGGGATGGCAGAAGGTCACTCGGAAATTAGCACCCACAGGGACTCCCATCTTCTTGCAACTCTGGCATTGCGGCAGGGCCTCGCACAGTGATTTTCACAATGGAGATCTACCGGTTTCGGCTTCGGCTGTCAGGCTGGAGGGTGACGGCATTCACACTCCTTTTGGGAAAAAAAAGTACGAAACGCCTCGTCCTCTGACCATTGATGAAATTAAAGCCACCGTAGATGATTTCCGGAAAGCAGCCATGAATGCAAAAGCGGCAGGGTTTTCCGGTGTAGAAGTGCATGCGGCCAACGGATACCTGATCAATCAGTTCCTTGATTCAAAAACAAACTTGAGGAAAGATGAATACGGCGGAAGCCTTGAAAATAAATACAGATTTTTGAAAGAAGTGTTGGATGTTACCATGGAAGTCTGGTCCCCAATGCAGGTGGGTGTCCGGATATCTCCCAATGGAGTTTTTAACGATATGGGCAGTAATGACTACAAAGAGACCTTCCTGTATGTCGTAGAAGAACTGAATAAATTGAACTTGGGTTATCTGCATATCATGGATGGCCTTGCTTTTGGCTTTCATGAAAAGGGAGACCCAATGGTCTTGTCCGATTTCAGGAAAATATACAAGGGTTTCATTGTGGGCAATTGCGGCTATACGAAAGAAATGGCCGAAGAGCGAATCGCAGGTGGGGATGCGGACCTGATCGCTTTTGGCAGACCATATATAACCAATCCGGATTTGCCGGAACGGTTAAAGAATGGATGGCCCCTGAATCCTTCAGAAGATATGTCCTTATGGTACACATCGGGGCCTGAAGGATACACGGATTATCAGCCCTATAACCATTAG
- the cutA gene encoding divalent cation tolerance protein CutA has protein sequence MHSYDCPCIVGLAVSGGSNAFLDWVRTQVGHKPETGC, from the coding sequence ATGCATAGCTATGATTGCCCCTGTATCGTTGGTTTGGCTGTGTCTGGTGGCAGTAACGCATTTTTGGACTGGGTGAGGACACAAGTGGGACATAAGCCAGAAACTGGTTGCTAA
- a CDS encoding 2-isopropylmalate synthase — protein sequence MNTDKQRIIVFDTTLRDGEQSPGASMNQAEKLRIATQLEALGVDVIEAGFPAASIGDFEAVKAIAQTLKKTQVAALCRAGEEDIRRGWDAIKDAVRPRIHTFIATSELHMKYKLQMEADQVLKKAIEAVKLAASFTDNVEFSAEDGSRSDKDFLCKVFEAVIDAGATTINLPDTVGYAIPEEFAQLVKYVMENTPNIDKAVLSVHCHNDLGLATSNTLAAITSGARQVEVTINGIGERAGNTSMEEVVMALHTRPNFFPFFTDIDTTRIFPASKLVSMITGILVQPNKAIVGANAFAHEAGIHQDGVLKNPMTYEIMKPETVGISKNSLVLGKHSGRHALQAHIQEMGYNLTDEDLNVVFKKFKNLADKKKKILDEDIEALINEGVLRSSEVFSLEYIHVLSGNTVYPTASVVLKINGRPVQGATEGSGPIDAVYNIISKLTGTKSELLRFTISALTEGTDAQGEVTVRLKEDGMIAMGKGADSDIITASALAYINGLNRLEYMKAHPPKDQASL from the coding sequence ATGAATACGGATAAGCAGAGAATCATCGTTTTTGACACCACCTTGCGGGACGGCGAGCAATCCCCTGGGGCCAGTATGAACCAGGCTGAGAAGTTGCGGATCGCCACCCAGCTTGAGGCTCTGGGGGTCGATGTCATTGAAGCAGGATTTCCTGCAGCATCTATTGGGGATTTTGAGGCGGTCAAGGCCATTGCCCAAACCCTTAAAAAGACCCAGGTTGCAGCATTGTGCAGGGCCGGTGAAGAAGACATCAGGCGGGGCTGGGATGCGATAAAAGACGCGGTTCGTCCAAGGATTCACACATTTATTGCCACATCTGAACTGCATATGAAGTACAAACTTCAGATGGAAGCAGATCAGGTGTTAAAAAAGGCCATTGAGGCCGTGAAGCTTGCCGCCTCATTTACGGATAATGTTGAATTTTCGGCAGAGGACGGTTCCCGGTCAGACAAAGACTTTCTGTGCAAGGTATTTGAAGCCGTCATAGATGCCGGTGCCACCACAATTAACCTGCCGGATACCGTCGGGTATGCCATCCCCGAGGAGTTTGCCCAGCTGGTCAAATATGTCATGGAAAATACGCCCAACATTGACAAGGCGGTTTTATCCGTGCACTGCCACAACGATTTGGGCCTTGCCACCTCCAACACCCTGGCCGCCATAACAAGCGGGGCACGCCAGGTGGAAGTTACCATCAACGGCATTGGTGAACGGGCCGGCAACACCTCCATGGAAGAGGTGGTCATGGCGCTGCATACCAGGCCCAATTTCTTCCCCTTTTTTACGGATATTGACACCACACGTATCTTTCCCGCCTCAAAGCTTGTCTCCATGATCACAGGCATCCTGGTTCAGCCCAATAAAGCCATTGTTGGGGCCAACGCCTTTGCCCATGAGGCCGGGATTCACCAGGACGGGGTGCTCAAAAACCCCATGACCTACGAAATCATGAAACCTGAAACCGTAGGTATTTCCAAAAACAGTCTGGTACTTGGCAAACACTCGGGCAGACATGCCCTTCAGGCTCACATCCAGGAGATGGGGTATAATCTGACGGATGAGGATCTTAATGTTGTATTTAAAAAATTTAAAAACCTCGCGGACAAGAAAAAGAAAATTCTTGACGAGGATATAGAAGCATTGATCAACGAAGGGGTGCTGCGCTCTTCCGAGGTGTTCAGCCTTGAATACATCCATGTCCTGTCCGGCAATACCGTATACCCCACGGCGTCAGTTGTGCTTAAAATCAACGGTCGGCCGGTCCAGGGTGCCACCGAAGGTTCGGGCCCCATTGACGCTGTTTACAACATCATTTCCAAGCTTACAGGAACCAAGTCCGAGCTGCTGCGCTTTACCATTTCAGCGCTCACCGAAGGCACGGACGCCCAGGGCGAGGTAACAGTACGACTCAAGGAAGACGGTATGATTGCCATGGGCAAGGGAGCTGATTCCGACATTATCACGGCATCGGCCCTGGCCTATATCAACGGGCTTAACCGACTGGAATACATGAAGGCGCATCCCCCCAAGGATCAAGCTTCCCTTTAA
- the cimA gene encoding citramalate synthase, which produces MNAVKLKKKALLYDTTLRDGMQGENIFFSPEDKLKIAMRLDDAGIHYIEGGWPGSNPGAQAFFNLVRNKKFKQAKICAFGSTRRQNSTCEEDANIKALIDSGAPAVTIFGKSWDLHVTDIMNNTREENLAMITQSVSYLKARGREVLYDAEHFYDGYKANASFALETLEAAVEGGTRCLVLCDTNGGSLPCDIDTITRETIAHFKDYDDIIFGVHTHNDCAMAVANAINAVHAGATMVQGTINGYGERCGNADLTAIIPILALKMNRECISEENLVKLRTLSRFVSETANMPPVAGRPFVGRSAFTHKGGVHVSAIMKNPKAYEHMIPELVGNRRRVLVSEQSGKSNIAYKAKELGVDLGDDESKKSLIVNNIKEMENLGYEFDTAEGSLKLIMERLTEQYQSHFDLESFRVVVEKDKERPCYSHAMIKIRVGEETEITSAEGDGPVSALDNALRKALAAMYPGVKDLHLVDFKVRVIDGSDGTEARVRVLIESRDTDNIFSTVGVSTDIIEASWQALADSFQYKLSLDHKGGATNDSQSNDNEKRNQKSA; this is translated from the coding sequence ATGAATGCCGTAAAACTGAAGAAAAAAGCCTTGCTTTACGACACGACCTTGCGGGACGGAATGCAGGGAGAAAATATATTTTTCTCCCCCGAAGATAAGCTTAAAATAGCCATGCGCCTGGATGATGCCGGGATCCACTACATTGAAGGGGGCTGGCCCGGTTCCAATCCCGGGGCCCAGGCTTTTTTTAATCTGGTCAGGAACAAAAAGTTCAAACAGGCCAAAATATGTGCATTCGGATCCACGAGAAGACAAAACTCCACATGTGAAGAAGACGCCAACATCAAGGCCCTGATAGATAGCGGAGCGCCTGCGGTGACCATTTTCGGCAAATCCTGGGATCTGCATGTCACCGACATCATGAACAATACCCGGGAAGAGAACCTGGCCATGATTACCCAAAGCGTATCCTATCTTAAAGCCCGGGGCCGGGAAGTGCTCTATGATGCCGAACACTTTTACGACGGATACAAAGCCAATGCCAGTTTTGCCCTGGAAACCTTGGAGGCTGCCGTGGAAGGAGGGACCCGCTGCCTGGTGCTTTGCGACACCAACGGCGGCAGCCTTCCCTGTGACATCGATACCATTACCCGGGAAACCATCGCCCATTTCAAGGATTATGACGATATCATCTTTGGCGTTCATACCCATAATGACTGTGCCATGGCCGTTGCCAACGCCATTAATGCGGTGCATGCAGGGGCCACCATGGTCCAGGGCACCATCAACGGATATGGAGAACGCTGCGGTAATGCCGATCTCACAGCGATCATCCCCATCCTGGCCCTTAAGATGAACAGGGAGTGTATCAGTGAAGAGAACCTGGTCAAGCTTAGAACTTTGTCCAGGTTTGTATCTGAAACAGCCAATATGCCGCCCGTGGCCGGCAGACCCTTTGTGGGCCGATCAGCGTTCACCCATAAGGGCGGGGTTCATGTGTCGGCCATCATGAAAAACCCCAAAGCCTATGAACACATGATTCCGGAACTAGTGGGCAACCGGCGCAGGGTTCTGGTGTCAGAGCAGTCCGGAAAAAGCAACATCGCCTACAAGGCCAAGGAGCTTGGGGTTGACCTGGGCGATGACGAATCCAAAAAATCTTTGATTGTCAACAACATCAAGGAGATGGAAAATTTAGGGTATGAGTTTGATACGGCGGAAGGGTCCTTGAAACTGATCATGGAAAGACTCACCGAGCAGTACCAGTCCCATTTTGACCTGGAATCCTTCAGGGTGGTGGTGGAAAAGGACAAGGAGCGGCCCTGTTATTCCCATGCCATGATCAAGATCCGGGTGGGGGAGGAAACCGAAATCACTTCCGCCGAAGGCGACGGTCCGGTATCTGCCCTTGATAATGCGTTAAGAAAGGCCCTGGCAGCCATGTACCCGGGTGTAAAAGATCTGCACCTGGTGGACTTCAAGGTTCGTGTGATTGACGGCTCCGACGGCACCGAGGCCCGGGTCAGGGTTCTGATCGAGTCCCGGGATACCGACAATATCTTTTCAACCGTTGGGGTTTCAACGGATATCATCGAAGCTTCCTGGCAGGCTCTGGCAGACAGTTTTCAGTATAAACTGTCCCTGGACCACAAAGGGGGCGCAACAAATGATTCACAATCAAATGACAATGAAAAAAGAAATCAAAAATCAGCATAA
- the ilvN gene encoding acetolactate synthase small subunit: METNRHILSILVDNEPGVLSRIAGLFSGRGFNIDSLSVARTAEPQVSVVTLATFCDAHIIEQIKKQLHKLINVITVNDLTQKEYVERELVLVKVHAKTEKRAEIMRIVDIFRSRIVDVGVSHFIVEVSGDSGKINAFIELMKPMGIIEIASTGTIALGRENGK; this comes from the coding sequence ATGGAAACCAACAGACATATTTTATCAATTCTTGTGGACAATGAACCGGGGGTGCTGTCCAGGATTGCAGGACTTTTCTCCGGCCGCGGATTTAACATTGATTCCTTGAGCGTGGCAAGAACAGCAGAACCCCAGGTCTCCGTGGTCACCTTGGCCACCTTCTGCGACGCCCATATCATCGAACAGATCAAAAAGCAGCTTCATAAGCTGATCAATGTCATAACGGTGAATGATTTAACGCAAAAAGAGTATGTGGAGCGTGAACTTGTCCTGGTCAAGGTCCATGCCAAAACCGAAAAACGGGCTGAAATCATGCGTATCGTCGATATTTTCAGATCCAGGATCGTTGATGTGGGCGTGTCACACTTTATCGTGGAAGTATCTGGGGATTCCGGTAAAATCAATGCGTTCATCGAACTGATGAAACCCATGGGCATCATTGAAATAGCCTCCACCGGCACCATCGCCCTTGGCAGGGAGAACGGAAAATGA
- the ilvB gene encoding biosynthetic-type acetolactate synthase large subunit has product MKLTGAQILIKMIKAQGVDTIFGYPGGATIDIHDEIIKHDDLRHVLVRHEQGAVHMADAYARVHRTTGVALVTSGPGATNAVTGLASAHCDSIPIVVFTGQVPTGLIGNDAFQEVDIVGITRPCTKHNYLVKDPNMLAQIIQEAFFIAGSGRPGPVLVDLPKDVVQAKIDFEMPDPVEMRTYKPNYKPNKKQMTKAVKMLKEARRPVMFGGGGIISSGASKEFTRIAKFANIPVTASLMGLGAFPGTDDNWLGMLGMHGTYRANMSIGHSDLIFAAGVRFDDRVTGNLEKFAPDAKIIQIDIDPTSIHKNVEVECPIVGDCKMALGDIAKLMEKEAPENFMKDRDAWLTRINDWKRLTPLKYDQSFDTVKPQYVVEKLHEITKGEAIVTTEVGQNQMWAAQYYHFAEPNHFVTSGGLGVMGFGLPAAIGAKAAAPDKTVVCIAGDGSIQMNSQELMTAVAEKLDVKIVILNNRYLGMVRQWQEFFYNKVYADTNMEAQPDFVKLADAYGAKGFRCDDPAKVIQTLETGLNTPGTVIMEFVVEREESVYPMVPAGGAITDMLLV; this is encoded by the coding sequence ATGAAACTTACAGGGGCTCAAATCCTCATCAAGATGATAAAGGCACAGGGCGTTGACACGATTTTCGGATATCCCGGCGGTGCCACCATTGATATCCATGATGAAATTATCAAGCACGATGACCTGCGCCACGTTCTGGTCCGCCACGAACAGGGCGCCGTTCACATGGCCGATGCCTATGCAAGGGTACACCGGACCACAGGTGTTGCACTGGTAACCTCGGGACCGGGGGCCACCAACGCCGTCACAGGACTGGCGTCAGCCCATTGCGACTCCATTCCCATCGTGGTCTTTACTGGCCAGGTGCCCACAGGCCTTATCGGCAACGATGCTTTCCAGGAAGTGGACATCGTGGGCATCACCCGTCCCTGCACCAAACACAACTACCTGGTCAAGGATCCCAACATGCTTGCCCAGATCATCCAGGAAGCCTTTTTCATTGCCGGGTCCGGCCGCCCCGGCCCTGTTCTTGTGGATCTTCCCAAGGATGTTGTCCAGGCCAAGATTGATTTTGAGATGCCGGACCCGGTGGAAATGCGCACCTACAAGCCCAATTACAAGCCCAATAAAAAGCAGATGACAAAGGCTGTCAAAATGCTCAAAGAGGCCCGCCGGCCTGTTATGTTCGGCGGCGGCGGCATCATTTCATCCGGGGCAAGCAAAGAATTTACCCGGATTGCAAAATTTGCCAATATTCCGGTTACGGCATCTTTGATGGGGCTTGGGGCCTTTCCCGGAACTGATGACAACTGGCTGGGCATGCTGGGCATGCACGGTACCTACCGGGCCAATATGAGCATTGGCCACAGTGACCTGATTTTTGCCGCCGGTGTCCGGTTTGACGACCGTGTTACAGGCAACCTGGAAAAATTTGCACCGGATGCCAAAATCATCCAGATCGACATTGATCCCACATCCATCCATAAAAACGTTGAGGTGGAGTGCCCCATTGTGGGGGACTGCAAAATGGCTCTGGGGGATATTGCCAAGCTCATGGAAAAAGAGGCTCCCGAAAATTTTATGAAAGACCGGGATGCATGGCTTACCCGCATCAACGACTGGAAACGGCTGACACCCCTGAAGTATGACCAGTCCTTTGACACGGTCAAGCCGCAATACGTGGTTGAAAAGCTGCATGAAATCACCAAAGGCGAAGCCATTGTCACCACTGAAGTGGGGCAAAACCAGATGTGGGCGGCCCAGTACTATCATTTTGCAGAACCGAACCATTTCGTAACATCAGGCGGCCTTGGTGTTATGGGGTTTGGCCTTCCCGCAGCCATTGGCGCCAAGGCCGCAGCCCCGGACAAAACCGTTGTCTGTATTGCAGGTGACGGATCAATCCAGATGAATTCCCAGGAGCTGATGACGGCCGTGGCTGAAAAACTGGACGTGAAAATCGTCATTTTAAACAACCGGTATCTGGGCATGGTTCGCCAATGGCAGGAATTTTTCTACAATAAGGTATATGCCGACACCAATATGGAGGCCCAGCCTGATTTTGTAAAACTTGCCGATGCATATGGGGCAAAGGGCTTTCGGTGCGATGATCCGGCCAAGGTAATCCAGACCCTTGAAACAGGCTTGAATACCCCCGGCACTGTGATCATGGAATTTGTTGTTGAACGTGAAGAATCGGTCTATCCCATGGTTCCGGCGGGCGGGGCCATCACTGACATGCTTCTGGTTTAA
- the ilvD gene encoding dihydroxy-acid dehydratase yields MRRSRIATQGVARAPHRGLLKALGYTDLELDRPLIGIANSANELIPGHMHLDSIVKAVKAGISMAGGTPMEFSTIGVCDGIAMNHIGMHYSLASRELIADSIEVTATAHPFDGIVMVPNCDKIVPGMLMAAARLNIPAIFVSGGPMLAGRHPHDRSKKVDLITIFEAVGAVQSGKMSEEELLELENAGCPTCGSCAGMFTANSMNCLTEAIGMGLPGNGTIPAPMSSRLRLAKQVGMQIMSMVVQNITPDKIMTRQAFMNALAVDMALGCSTNTVLHLKAVAAEAGVDIPLELINEVSKKTPHLCSLSPGGKDHIEDLDAAGGIQAVMKELADNDMIDTSLVTATGKSIEENLKKVKVKDADVIRPVNNPYHKEGGLAVLFGNLAPEGCVVKQSAVLPEMMKHQGPARVFDCEEDASNAIMERQINPGDVIVIRYEGPAGGPGMREMLTPTSAIAGMGLDDRCALITDGRFSGGTKGASIGHVSPEAAQGGLIAFVHEGDEIRIDIPNKSIELAVPEDELARRKAGWKEPEPKIKKGYMARYAKMVTSAGNGAVFK; encoded by the coding sequence ATGAGAAGAAGCCGTATTGCAACACAGGGCGTGGCACGGGCACCCCACCGGGGCCTGCTTAAAGCCTTGGGATACACCGATCTTGAGCTTGACCGGCCCCTGATCGGGATTGCCAATTCCGCCAATGAACTGATACCGGGCCACATGCACCTTGACAGCATTGTCAAGGCTGTCAAGGCCGGTATCTCCATGGCCGGCGGCACCCCCATGGAATTTTCCACCATCGGCGTCTGTGACGGTATTGCCATGAATCATATCGGCATGCACTATTCACTGGCATCAAGGGAGCTGATCGCCGACAGCATTGAAGTGACGGCCACGGCCCACCCCTTTGACGGGATTGTCATGGTACCCAATTGCGATAAAATTGTACCGGGTATGCTCATGGCAGCAGCACGGCTCAACATTCCGGCCATTTTTGTCAGCGGAGGCCCCATGCTGGCAGGGCGCCACCCCCATGACCGGTCAAAAAAAGTTGATTTGATCACCATATTTGAAGCTGTGGGTGCAGTACAAAGCGGCAAAATGAGCGAAGAAGAGCTGTTGGAGCTGGAAAATGCGGGCTGCCCCACCTGCGGCTCCTGTGCCGGCATGTTTACGGCCAATTCCATGAACTGCCTCACCGAGGCCATCGGCATGGGACTGCCCGGCAACGGTACCATTCCGGCGCCCATGTCCAGCAGACTGCGCCTTGCCAAACAGGTAGGCATGCAGATCATGTCCATGGTGGTACAAAATATTACCCCGGACAAAATCATGACCAGACAGGCATTCATGAATGCTCTGGCCGTGGATATGGCATTGGGCTGTTCCACCAATACGGTTCTTCATCTCAAGGCCGTGGCTGCCGAGGCCGGCGTGGATATCCCTTTGGAGCTGATCAACGAAGTGAGTAAAAAAACGCCCCATTTATGTTCCCTAAGCCCCGGCGGAAAGGATCATATTGAGGACCTTGACGCAGCCGGGGGTATCCAGGCCGTGATGAAGGAACTTGCCGACAACGACATGATCGACACATCCCTTGTGACCGCCACAGGCAAAAGCATTGAAGAAAACCTGAAAAAAGTGAAAGTAAAAGACGCAGATGTGATCCGGCCTGTAAACAATCCTTATCATAAGGAAGGCGGTCTTGCCGTACTATTCGGCAACCTTGCCCCCGAAGGCTGTGTGGTCAAGCAGTCTGCGGTTCTGCCTGAAATGATGAAACACCAGGGGCCTGCAAGGGTTTTCGATTGTGAGGAAGATGCAAGCAATGCCATCATGGAGCGGCAGATCAATCCGGGCGATGTCATCGTGATCCGGTACGAAGGTCCTGCCGGCGGTCCCGGCATGCGCGAGATGCTTACCCCCACATCAGCCATTGCAGGCATGGGGCTGGATGACCGGTGTGCCCTGATCACGGACGGCCGGTTTTCCGGCGGCACCAAAGGCGCCAGCATCGGCCATGTATCCCCGGAAGCGGCCCAGGGCGGCCTGATTGCCTTTGTTCATGAAGGCGATGAGATCCGCATTGACATTCCCAATAAATCCATTGAACTGGCAGTACCTGAAGATGAACTGGCGCGAAGAAAGGCCGGCTGGAAAGAACCCGAACCTAAAATCAAAAAAGGTTACATGGCCCGTTATGCCAAGATGGTGACATCTGCCGGCAACGGTGCCGTATTTAAATAA
- a CDS encoding response regulator, translating into MMTDKHRSLGLSSVLTAIVLSLSGLGLYAKTLALIAPSIAAACLIWAVYHLLRPQSMLQKRSLVLIFTAYMAWFACLSGGIFSPGLFFLIIAMAGSVLFADLFGLFITGGLGAALIAFFYFGPSWGPGVLNPNEFRLAFFVILFFGIGSILFMMVKNQQALVSERQAAVEYGKKVQEEAQNAIQVKDRFLANLSHEIRNPMNGVLGMIHVLLDSELDAEQRHHADIAYNRAKALLTIVNDILDLSKIDAGKIELDIRPFDLEIAVKDIVSLPEVQARQKGLEFSYNIDTDVPRLLKGDISRIRQVILNLTGNAIKFTESGSVTLNVTLKEDREDHALVHFSVDDTGIGISEDVLKGLFSPFAQADVSITKKYGGTGLGLSISKLFIELMGGRVDADSIEMIGSTFWFEVPFEKQQPEEIAQDLSAIPMNKIRVIATSDEPEPSLQLTKALDRMGGIYKTCEHRQVLDLVRLASSSADPFHVVIMEVSESDQYARTLGMEFSRDPELHTLARVIVSAVGKKGDARVFEDLGFSAFLSYPLDGIILTDALRTVLSPNYQKDSMAIITRYALAERKKRAFKILIVDDVETNVMTVKAIIGKQGYQADSALNGIQAVAMVKNNKYDLIFMDCQMPEMDGYEAARLIREHESKEHLSPTPIIAMTGNAFDRDWQTCKEAGMNDYISKPVNPQGLVELIDTYKSAAGDFMVHDTHSYEVPDPNITDLDPGLDPCGVDPQDPMPDTMGDKNPVDEPVFDRAGFLERFGNDEELAADVLESFAQEVEELVDNLVAAVGNEPFDPEYVIACAHALKGGAANVNAEQLRLAALDIEIQVKNGVQLETSAINEMFKEYLNRFIGKALL; encoded by the coding sequence ATGATGACTGACAAACATCGATCTCTTGGGCTGTCATCCGTTCTGACGGCTATCGTATTAAGTCTTTCAGGTCTTGGTCTGTACGCAAAAACCCTTGCCCTGATTGCGCCATCAATTGCTGCGGCCTGTCTGATATGGGCTGTATATCACTTGTTACGGCCCCAATCCATGCTTCAGAAGCGCAGTCTTGTACTGATTTTCACAGCCTATATGGCCTGGTTTGCCTGTCTTAGCGGAGGCATTTTCAGCCCCGGGCTCTTTTTTTTGATCATTGCCATGGCAGGGTCTGTACTATTTGCCGACTTGTTCGGTTTGTTTATTACAGGTGGTCTTGGTGCCGCCTTGATTGCTTTTTTTTATTTTGGTCCTTCCTGGGGCCCCGGGGTATTAAATCCCAATGAATTTCGCCTGGCGTTCTTTGTCATTTTATTCTTTGGCATCGGGTCCATCCTTTTTATGATGGTCAAAAACCAGCAGGCCCTTGTTTCAGAAAGACAGGCTGCCGTTGAATATGGTAAAAAAGTTCAGGAAGAGGCCCAAAATGCCATCCAGGTGAAGGACAGATTCCTGGCCAATCTGAGCCATGAAATACGAAACCCCATGAACGGTGTTTTAGGCATGATTCACGTCCTTCTTGACTCAGAGCTTGACGCCGAACAAAGGCACCATGCCGACATTGCATATAACAGAGCCAAAGCGCTCCTAACCATTGTCAACGACATCCTGGATCTGTCTAAAATTGACGCGGGAAAAATTGAACTGGATATCCGTCCCTTTGATCTTGAAATTGCGGTCAAGGATATTGTCTCTTTGCCCGAAGTGCAAGCCAGGCAAAAGGGACTTGAGTTTAGCTATAATATTGACACTGATGTTCCAAGACTGCTCAAAGGTGATATCAGCAGAATACGCCAGGTGATCTTAAATCTTACAGGTAATGCCATTAAATTTACCGAATCCGGGTCTGTTACCCTGAATGTGACACTCAAAGAAGACCGGGAAGACCACGCGCTGGTGCATTTCAGTGTGGATGATACGGGTATCGGTATCAGCGAGGACGTACTCAAAGGGCTTTTTTCACCCTTTGCCCAGGCCGATGTGTCCATAACAAAGAAATATGGCGGAACAGGCCTTGGTTTATCCATCTCAAAACTGTTCATTGAACTTATGGGCGGCCGGGTGGATGCGGACAGCATTGAGATGATCGGTTCCACGTTCTGGTTTGAAGTGCCCTTTGAAAAACAGCAACCCGAAGAGATTGCCCAGGACCTGTCTGCAATACCCATGAACAAAATCCGGGTGATTGCCACATCGGACGAACCGGAACCCAGTCTGCAGTTGACCAAGGCGCTTGACCGCATGGGGGGGATTTATAAAACGTGTGAACACAGACAGGTTCTTGATCTTGTCCGTCTTGCATCCTCAAGCGCAGACCCCTTTCATGTGGTTATTATGGAGGTCAGCGAATCCGATCAGTATGCAAGAACTCTTGGCATGGAATTCAGCCGGGATCCCGAGTTGCATACCCTTGCCAGAGTTATTGTTTCGGCTGTGGGAAAAAAGGGTGATGCCAGGGTCTTTGAAGACCTGGGGTTCTCAGCCTTTTTAAGTTATCCTTTGGACGGAATCATTCTTACGGATGCCCTGCGCACCGTGCTTTCGCCAAACTACCAGAAAGACAGCATGGCTATTATTACCCGGTATGCCCTTGCAGAACGCAAAAAAAGAGCGTTTAAAATTTTAATCGTGGATGACGTTGAGACCAATGTCATGACGGTAAAGGCAATTATCGGCAAACAGGGTTACCAGGCCGATTCAGCACTGAACGGCATTCAGGCTGTGGCGATGGTAAAGAACAACAAATACGATTTAATTTTCATGGACTGTCAGATGCCCGAAATGGACGGTTATGAGGCTGCCCGTCTGATCCGGGAACATGAATCGAAGGAACATCTTAGCCCAACCCCCATCATTGCCATGACCGGGAACGCCTTTGACAGGGACTGGCAGACATGTAAAGAAGCCGGCATGAATGATTACATTTCCAAACCGGTCAATCCCCAGGGTTTAGTTGAACTTATCGATACGTATAAATCCGCCGCTGGGGATTTCATGGTCCATGACACCCACAGTTATGAGGTGCCGGATCCCAATATAACAGATCTTGACCCAGGTCTTGACCCGTGTGGCGTTGATCCACAAGACCCCATGCCCGATACTATGGGTGACAAAAACCCTGTGGACGAACCTGTGTTTGACCGGGCCGGGTTTCTTGAACGCTTTGGCAACGACGAGGAACTTGCTGCAGATGTCCTTGAGTCATTTGCCCAGGAAGTGGAGGAGCTTGTTGACAATCTTGTCGCCGCTGTGGGAAACGAGCCCTTTGATCCTGAATATGTTATAGCCTGTGCCCATGCGTTAAAAGGCGGGGCCGCCAATGTCAATGCCGAACAGTTGCGACTTGCAGCCCTTGACATTGAAATCCAGGTCAAAAATGGTGTTCAGTTGGAAACATCAGCCATAAACGAAATGTTTAAGGAATATTTGAATCGGTTTATTGGAAAAGCTCTTTTATGA